One genomic segment of Suttonella sp. R2A3 includes these proteins:
- a CDS encoding DeoR/GlpR family DNA-binding transcription regulator, producing MSRRELIQRRLLDEGSVSSAALAEEFSVSLMTIYRDLDYLQTLGLAKRKSGGAVLRQRFFTAEQDSEDTPNIQSAKERIGHYAAHHLVDGKEGAIIIGAGTTTLEMARALPDLPINVMANSLAALGALSLHQHTKLYALGGELRKDIMAFGGTMAHANLKTYHFSKAFIGIDGIDADAALTSGNELNARLTELMAEHAEEVYLLADVRKFGQRAFRHVLSLSQINGIITDQEIPKPFLELCEEHHVQVMIADSTNKED from the coding sequence GTGAGTCGACGCGAACTCATCCAAAGACGTTTACTGGATGAGGGTAGCGTGTCTTCGGCAGCGCTCGCTGAAGAGTTTAGCGTCTCTTTGATGACGATTTATCGTGATCTTGATTACCTACAAACCTTAGGGCTCGCCAAGCGAAAATCTGGCGGTGCTGTGCTGCGTCAGCGGTTTTTCACCGCCGAACAAGACAGCGAAGACACGCCGAATATTCAAAGCGCCAAAGAACGCATCGGGCATTACGCCGCCCATCATTTAGTCGATGGCAAAGAAGGCGCCATTATTATTGGTGCCGGCACAACCACGCTAGAAATGGCACGTGCCCTGCCTGATCTGCCGATTAATGTGATGGCGAACAGCCTCGCAGCCCTTGGTGCGCTGAGTTTGCACCAACACACCAAACTGTATGCCCTAGGCGGCGAGCTGCGTAAAGACATTATGGCGTTTGGTGGCACCATGGCGCACGCCAACCTAAAAACCTACCATTTTTCTAAAGCTTTTATCGGGATTGACGGGATTGACGCCGATGCCGCGCTCACAAGCGGCAACGAACTCAACGCCCGGCTAACTGAATTAATGGCTGAACATGCTGAGGAAGTGTATTTGCTGGCCGATGTGCGCAAATTCGGACAGCGCGCATTCCGTCATGTGCTCTCTCTCAGCCAAATCAACGGCATTATCACTGATCAAGAGATTCCTAAGCCCTTTTTGGAGCTTTGCGAAGAACATCATGTACAGGTCATGATTGCCGATTCAACGAATAAAGAGGATTAA
- a CDS encoding alpha/beta fold hydrolase, translating to MTIEPLTIDAGDGLFLAATLFRPDTQAKTALMIAPATGIKRTFYQAIATWLAEVGYGVITFDNHGIGESLSGRLKGCPASLESWGRQDMSAVFRALKQQFPDCAYHLIGHSAGGQLLGLMEGAQALNSAFLVASSSGCLKNMDQPFKAKAHFFMNGFIPLSNAIFGYTQSSWVGMGEPLPKAVAAQWATWCNGRGYVETAFDKTVFEHSYHTLNLPIQWIYLSDDEIACEANVFDMQRVFSAAEHTTTRLEPKDYGVSHIGHMRFFSRKSRDTLWPLLTEWLEKHI from the coding sequence ATGACCATCGAACCCTTAACCATTGATGCCGGCGATGGGTTATTTTTAGCGGCTACACTGTTTCGCCCCGATACTCAGGCAAAAACGGCGCTGATGATCGCGCCAGCCACTGGCATCAAGCGCACGTTCTATCAAGCGATCGCTACCTGGCTGGCCGAAGTGGGCTATGGGGTGATCACCTTTGATAACCATGGCATCGGTGAGTCATTATCTGGTCGTCTGAAGGGTTGTCCGGCAAGTTTAGAGAGCTGGGGCAGGCAAGACATGAGTGCTGTTTTTCGCGCGCTGAAACAGCAGTTTCCTGATTGTGCGTACCATCTGATTGGTCATAGCGCGGGTGGGCAATTGCTCGGCTTGATGGAAGGTGCGCAGGCGTTGAATTCGGCGTTTTTGGTCGCGAGTTCATCAGGCTGCTTAAAAAACATGGACCAGCCATTCAAAGCCAAAGCGCATTTCTTTATGAATGGCTTTATTCCGCTGAGCAACGCGATTTTTGGCTACACCCAATCATCCTGGGTTGGCATGGGTGAGCCGCTGCCTAAAGCCGTAGCTGCGCAGTGGGCGACATGGTGCAACGGTCGTGGATATGTCGAAACCGCGTTTGATAAAACGGTATTCGAGCACAGCTATCACACGCTGAACCTGCCGATACAATGGATTTATCTCAGCGATGATGAGATTGCTTGTGAGGCGAATGTGTTTGATATGCAGCGTGTGTTTAGCGCCGCCGAGCATACCACAACACGTCTTGAGCCTAAGGATTATGGTGTTTCCCATATCGGGCATATGCGTTTTTTCAGCCGTAAAAGTCGCGACACGCTTTGGCCACTGCTCACCGAGTGGCTTGAAAAGCATATTTAG
- a CDS encoding DUF4442 domain-containing protein, with the protein MKAWLFRHPNVLRWVFNFWPPFLFTGIWVEAINREFTYARVRLRSSPFTRNINGSQYGGSLFSMTDPVYATLMLGVLGWQRYYIWDRAATVEYIAPGHGPVFFEAKISEAFIEEACAATESGEKYEPIIHGQIVDRKGTVVAEVTRTLYIRLRPKYRPNND; encoded by the coding sequence ATGAAAGCTTGGTTGTTTCGTCATCCTAACGTGCTGCGTTGGGTGTTTAATTTTTGGCCGCCTTTTTTGTTCACTGGGATTTGGGTGGAGGCGATCAATCGCGAGTTTACCTACGCTCGTGTGCGTTTGCGCTCATCGCCCTTTACGCGCAACATCAACGGCAGCCAATACGGCGGCAGCTTGTTCTCAATGACCGACCCGGTTTATGCGACTTTAATGCTCGGCGTGCTCGGTTGGCAGCGCTATTACATTTGGGATCGCGCGGCGACGGTTGAATATATCGCCCCTGGGCATGGCCCGGTCTTTTTTGAGGCGAAGATCAGCGAAGCGTTTATCGAAGAAGCGTGCGCGGCCACAGAGAGTGGCGAAAAATACGAACCGATCATTCACGGACAGATTGTTGATCGCAAAGGAACAGTGGTTGCCGAGGTGACGCGTACGCTATACATTCGTCTGCGGCCTAAATACCGCCCGAATAACGATTAA
- a CDS encoding class I SAM-dependent methyltransferase — translation MWDQRFSGDEYVYGREPNDFLKAEYAHIPKGGRVLCLAEGEGRNAVFLAKLGYQVTGVDQSSVGLNKAQKLAAENGVTIITKISDLADYDLGDNAWDGIVSIFAHVPPKVRQDLHQRAIRGLKKDGVFLLEAYTERQLTMSGVGGPPAENKDYLMSLADLKEELKDLEFIIGAEVERTINEGTNHYGESAVVQVVARKD, via the coding sequence ATGTGGGATCAACGATTTAGTGGTGATGAGTACGTCTATGGACGTGAACCGAATGATTTTCTAAAAGCTGAGTATGCACACATTCCTAAAGGTGGTCGTGTGCTTTGTTTGGCCGAAGGTGAGGGCAGAAATGCTGTATTTCTCGCCAAACTTGGCTATCAAGTCACTGGGGTGGATCAATCTTCGGTTGGCTTAAACAAGGCGCAAAAATTAGCCGCAGAAAACGGCGTAACCATTATCACCAAAATTTCCGATCTCGCCGATTATGATTTGGGCGATAACGCCTGGGACGGCATTGTTTCGATCTTTGCTCATGTACCGCCCAAGGTGCGTCAAGACCTGCATCAACGCGCGATTCGTGGATTAAAAAAAGACGGGGTGTTTTTATTAGAGGCCTACACCGAGCGCCAATTAACCATGAGCGGCGTTGGTGGGCCACCGGCTGAGAATAAGGACTACTTAATGTCGCTAGCTGACCTAAAAGAAGAGCTAAAAGATTTAGAATTTATCATCGGCGCAGAAGTTGAGCGCACAATCAACGAAGGGACTAATCATTATGGCGAAAGCGCCGTGGTGCAGGTGGTTGCACGCAAAGACTAA
- a CDS encoding DarT ssDNA thymidine ADP-ribosyltransferase family protein, which yields MTFQSSEIFIIDGKKIGVDAGLCPELPKNHPRILYSAKYGVASFCWREYIGTWEIKNGGLYLVDLGGNYTLKDGEPILAEWYTGEMVIEEQKENSIDYFLDCFEPLDEPRPRIVINKGKVVDISMVANRPIYPIPDADEIKNFVKRCGISSLIHFTTFDNVDGIINHGILGKKTIAKRGLYSVSNDPHRYDGVADAVCTSISFPNYKMFFKLQKNNREKDWAVLKLDPRILWEIPCAFCVTNAASSKVNKIPIEERKSFNSFAAMFEDRPPNIKRSDLGIPDNYPTDPQAEVLILEPVSPNYILDIFVKEEGKIHNKESIRSWQTIEDLPGLHHFKIRHDESLFKYRKDFEYWRNDQISDDNMPDF from the coding sequence ATGACGTTTCAAAGCTCAGAGATATTTATTATAGATGGAAAGAAAATAGGTGTAGATGCTGGTTTATGCCCTGAGTTGCCTAAAAATCATCCCCGAATTTTATATTCCGCAAAATACGGAGTTGCTTCATTTTGCTGGCGAGAATATATTGGGACTTGGGAGATAAAAAATGGGGGGTTATACCTTGTTGATCTTGGGGGCAACTACACTCTAAAAGACGGAGAGCCTATATTGGCTGAATGGTACACAGGCGAAATGGTCATTGAGGAACAAAAAGAAAATAGTATAGATTATTTTTTAGACTGCTTTGAGCCGTTAGACGAACCCCGGCCGAGAATCGTCATTAATAAAGGGAAAGTTGTTGATATTTCAATGGTAGCAAACCGCCCAATTTATCCTATTCCTGATGCTGATGAAATTAAAAATTTTGTGAAAAGATGTGGGATTTCATCGTTGATCCACTTTACAACATTCGATAATGTGGATGGGATCATAAATCATGGAATCCTTGGGAAGAAAACTATAGCAAAGAGAGGGCTGTATTCAGTATCTAATGACCCACATCGTTATGATGGTGTGGCTGATGCTGTGTGTACTTCTATATCGTTCCCTAACTATAAAATGTTCTTTAAGCTTCAAAAAAATAATCGAGAGAAGGATTGGGCAGTGCTAAAGCTTGATCCTAGGATCTTATGGGAAATTCCTTGTGCATTTTGTGTCACTAATGCGGCATCAAGTAAAGTAAATAAAATACCTATCGAAGAAAGAAAGAGCTTTAATTCATTTGCTGCGATGTTTGAGGATAGGCCACCAAATATTAAACGTAGTGACTTGGGTATTCCTGATAACTATCCTACTGATCCACAAGCTGAAGTTCTTATTTTAGAACCGGTTAGCCCAAATTACATTTTAGATATCTTTGTAAAAGAAGAAGGTAAAATTCATAATAAAGAAAGTATACGAAGCTGGCAAACTATAGAGGATTTGCCTGGTTTACATCATTTTAAAATCCGACACGACGAGTCACTTTTTAAGTACAGGAAAGACTTCGAATATTGGAGAAATGATCAAATATCGGACGATAACATGCCCGACTTTTAA
- a CDS encoding DUF6977 family protein: protein MASRPIFIPQASGNLLVSTEYVDFEWSPGMAVSQKQKSILSLHDAAMRLNICTKPLEISSKSKNDLGVNLSAFNLKGTTKKREKAFTVESLFQSSKVFEEGGPYRDLLNASSRIAKKDKRLQESGRLIEFDLFNEKWPLEPKTAFYDWIYINTLAKNEDLVEQLEQYDAFTDIEFNPKKSINCQAYSVALFRALTMRNLISDVLGDSKAYFDILKKWPVSNAIENTQKQPGLL from the coding sequence ATGGCCAGCAGACCAATTTTTATACCGCAAGCATCAGGAAATTTGCTAGTAAGTACAGAATACGTGGATTTTGAATGGAGTCCAGGGATGGCTGTGAGTCAAAAGCAAAAATCTATTTTATCACTGCATGATGCAGCTATGCGCCTAAATATTTGTACAAAGCCACTTGAAATATCGAGTAAATCTAAGAACGATCTCGGTGTAAATTTAAGTGCGTTCAACTTAAAAGGAACAACAAAAAAGCGAGAAAAAGCATTCACGGTAGAGTCATTATTTCAATCTAGCAAAGTATTTGAGGAAGGGGGACCGTATCGTGATCTTTTAAATGCAAGTTCAAGAATAGCAAAAAAAGATAAACGTTTACAGGAATCGGGAAGACTTATTGAATTCGATCTGTTTAATGAAAAGTGGCCTCTTGAACCAAAAACAGCATTTTATGACTGGATTTACATTAATACCTTGGCAAAAAATGAGGACCTTGTAGAGCAGTTAGAACAATATGACGCCTTTACAGATATAGAATTTAACCCCAAAAAATCTATAAACTGTCAAGCCTACTCGGTTGCACTTTTCAGGGCATTAACGATGCGTAATTTAATAAGTGATGTTCTCGGTGACAGTAAGGCATATTTTGATATTCTTAAAAAATGGCCAGTAAGTAATGCAATTGAAAATACACAGAAACAACCTGGACTACTATAA
- a CDS encoding hexameric tyrosine-coordinated heme protein — protein MSEQWLDSLITDGPQQGYELAIKLARMGVKYTQPSAEIRDKLRPGYGEDADSLIWSS, from the coding sequence ATGTCAGAACAATGGTTAGATAGTTTAATAACCGATGGTCCACAGCAAGGCTATGAATTAGCCATCAAATTAGCGCGAATGGGCGTGAAATACACCCAACCTTCAGCAGAAATTCGCGACAAACTAAGACCAGGTTATGGCGAAGATGCAGACAGCTTAATATGGTCTTCTTAA
- a CDS encoding type I restriction endonuclease subunit R — MYSYKTIAESNQFIILDRYERDWQAQETYQNEDQLEREFIADLQHQGYEQANIKTPQEMLANVRVQLEALNKVRFSNSEWQRFVVEYLDHPSDGIVEKTRKVHDNYIHDFVFDNGRIQNIYLFDKKSLVRNKLQVIKQFEQTGSYANRYDVTILVNGLPLVQIELKKRGVAIREAFNQIHRYSKESFNSENSLYKFLQVFVISNGTDSRYFANTTKRDKHSFDFTMNWAKSDNKLIVDLKDFTATFFQKNTLLNVLFQYTVFDVSDTLLVMRPYQIAATERILWKIKSAYEAKKWRTNEGSGYIWHTTGSGKTLTSFKAARLATELEFIDKVFFVVDRKDLDYQTMKEYQRFSPDSVNGSDSTAGLKANLMKDDNKIIVTTIQKLNNLMKSEKSLPVYDQQVVFIFDECHRSQFGEAQKNLKQKFKQFYQFGFTGTPIFPENALGSESTASVFGEQLHSYVITDAIRDDKVLRFKVDYNDVRPQFKQFEQEQNVEKLSAAENKKALLHPKRIEEVSQYVLAKFRQKTHRLNPGAKGFNAMFAVSSVEAAKLYYETLHRLQQDSDKPLKIATIFSFAANETQDAIGDIPDEGFEVSALNSSNKEFLSKAINDYNEMFGTSYSVDSKGFQNYYRDLAKKVKNQDIDLLIVVGMFLTGFDAPQLNTLFVDKNLRYHGLIQAYSRTNRIYDATKSFGNIITFRDLEQATVDAITLFGESNTRNVVLEKRFEEYIKGFTDIATGQAKRGYTEVVTELTSRFPDPSEIEREKDKKAYAKLFGEYLRIENILQNYDEFTSLRALQRVDLDDANAVEAFKNEHYLEDEDLEKLKVIPVLSERALQDYRSSYNDIRDWQRQQKANEAEGQSSLDWDDVVFEVDLLKSQEINLDYILELIFEHNKALKTKDDLKDEVRRIIRASLDNRAKEDLVMAFINQTELDALEDAASVIDAFYTFAQGELNDEAQALVQENDLNDDAAKRYISASLKKGYASENGTALNKILPKMGPLDPEYLTKKQSVFEKIAAFVDKFKGIGRWQ, encoded by the coding sequence ATGTATAGCTACAAAACCATCGCGGAAAGTAATCAGTTTATTATTCTCGATCGCTACGAGCGCGATTGGCAGGCGCAAGAAACGTATCAAAACGAGGATCAGCTTGAGCGCGAGTTTATCGCGGATTTGCAGCATCAAGGCTATGAACAGGCAAACATCAAAACCCCACAAGAGATGCTTGCTAATGTGCGCGTGCAGCTTGAAGCGCTGAATAAAGTACGCTTTAGCAACAGCGAATGGCAGCGCTTTGTGGTTGAGTATTTAGACCATCCCAGCGATGGTATCGTTGAGAAAACGCGCAAAGTGCATGATAACTATATTCATGATTTTGTGTTTGATAATGGGCGAATTCAAAACATTTATCTGTTCGATAAAAAGAGCCTGGTGCGCAATAAGCTGCAAGTGATCAAGCAGTTTGAGCAAACCGGCAGCTACGCTAACCGCTATGATGTGACGATCTTGGTCAACGGCCTGCCTTTGGTGCAGATTGAGCTGAAAAAACGCGGCGTGGCGATTCGTGAGGCGTTTAATCAGATTCACCGCTACAGTAAAGAGAGCTTTAATAGCGAGAATTCGTTGTATAAATTCCTGCAGGTGTTTGTGATCTCAAACGGCACAGACAGTCGCTATTTCGCCAACACCACCAAACGCGATAAACACAGCTTTGATTTCACCATGAATTGGGCGAAATCGGACAATAAGCTAATTGTCGATTTAAAAGATTTTACCGCGACGTTTTTCCAGAAAAACACCCTGCTCAATGTGCTGTTTCAATATACGGTGTTTGATGTGAGCGATACGCTTTTGGTGATGCGGCCGTATCAAATTGCCGCTACTGAGCGCATTTTGTGGAAAATCAAAAGTGCGTACGAGGCGAAAAAATGGCGCACGAATGAAGGCAGCGGCTATATTTGGCACACCACAGGCAGCGGCAAAACGCTCACCAGCTTCAAAGCAGCAAGGCTTGCCACCGAGCTGGAGTTTATTGATAAGGTGTTTTTTGTGGTCGATCGCAAAGATCTCGACTACCAAACGATGAAAGAATATCAGCGCTTTTCGCCCGATAGCGTGAATGGTTCAGACAGCACCGCTGGGCTGAAAGCGAATCTGATGAAAGATGATAATAAGATTATTGTCACCACCATCCAAAAGCTCAATAATTTGATGAAAAGCGAAAAAAGCCTGCCGGTGTATGATCAGCAGGTGGTGTTTATTTTTGATGAATGCCATCGCAGTCAGTTTGGCGAGGCGCAGAAGAATTTAAAGCAGAAGTTTAAACAATTCTACCAATTTGGCTTTACCGGCACGCCGATTTTCCCTGAAAATGCCTTAGGTAGCGAAAGCACAGCCTCGGTGTTTGGTGAACAGCTGCATAGCTATGTGATCACCGATGCGATCCGTGATGATAAGGTGCTGCGGTTTAAGGTGGATTATAACGATGTGCGACCGCAGTTTAAGCAATTTGAGCAAGAGCAGAATGTTGAAAAATTAAGCGCGGCTGAAAACAAAAAAGCACTGCTTCATCCTAAGCGGATTGAGGAAGTCTCGCAGTATGTATTAGCGAAATTCCGCCAAAAAACGCACCGTTTAAACCCTGGTGCGAAAGGGTTTAACGCGATGTTTGCTGTGAGCAGCGTTGAGGCGGCGAAGCTGTATTATGAAACGCTACATAGGCTGCAACAAGATAGCGATAAGCCGCTGAAAATCGCGACCATCTTTTCTTTTGCCGCGAATGAAACGCAAGATGCGATCGGCGATATACCCGATGAAGGCTTTGAGGTTTCTGCGCTCAATAGCTCGAATAAAGAGTTCTTAAGCAAAGCGATTAATGATTACAACGAGATGTTCGGCACAAGCTATAGCGTTGATAGCAAAGGTTTTCAGAATTATTACCGCGATCTGGCGAAAAAGGTTAAAAACCAAGATATTGATTTGCTGATTGTGGTCGGGATGTTCTTAACTGGCTTTGATGCGCCGCAGCTAAATACCTTGTTTGTCGATAAAAATCTGCGCTATCACGGCTTGATTCAGGCGTATTCGCGCACCAACCGCATTTATGATGCGACCAAGAGCTTTGGCAATATCATCACCTTTAGGGATCTTGAACAAGCGACCGTTGACGCGATCACTTTGTTTGGCGAGAGCAATACGCGAAATGTGGTGTTAGAAAAGCGCTTTGAAGAATACATCAAGGGCTTTACCGATATCGCGACTGGACAAGCCAAGCGTGGCTATACCGAGGTGGTCACAGAGCTGACAAGCCGATTCCCTGATCCGAGCGAGATTGAGAGAGAAAAAGACAAAAAAGCGTATGCCAAGCTGTTTGGTGAGTATTTGCGCATTGAAAATATCTTACAGAACTACGATGAATTTACCAGCTTGCGCGCGCTGCAACGCGTTGATTTAGACGATGCAAACGCAGTGGAGGCTTTTAAAAACGAGCATTATTTGGAAGATGAAGACCTTGAGAAGCTGAAGGTTATTCCGGTGCTTTCTGAGCGTGCGCTGCAGGATTATCGCTCTAGCTATAACGACATCCGCGATTGGCAGCGTCAGCAAAAAGCGAATGAGGCTGAAGGCCAATCTAGCCTGGATTGGGATGATGTGGTGTTTGAAGTGGATTTGCTGAAATCACAAGAAATCAACTTAGACTATATCCTTGAGCTGATTTTCGAGCATAACAAAGCGCTCAAAACCAAGGATGATTTAAAAGACGAAGTGCGGCGCATTATCCGCGCCAGCTTAGACAACCGCGCGAAAGAAGATTTGGTGATGGCTTTTATCAACCAAACCGAGCTTGATGCGCTAGAAGATGCTGCGAGTGTGATTGATGCGTTTTACACCTTTGCCCAAGGCGAGCTGAATGATGAGGCGCAAGCCTTAGTGCAAGAGAATGATTTAAATGATGACGCAGCTAAGCGCTATATTTCAGCGTCGCTGAAAAAAGGCTATGCCAGCGAAAACGGCACCGCGCTGAATAAAATCTTGCCAAAAATGGGCCCGCTTGATCCTGAGTATTTAACCAAAAAACAAAGTGTGTTCGAGAAAATCGCCGCTTTTGTCGATAAATTTAAGGGCATCGGCCGCTGGCAGTAG
- the rhuM gene encoding virulence protein RhuM/Fic/DOC family protein, with protein sequence MSTLKTHVEQVEIFTSDDNQVELKVAFNDDTVWLAQDQLCELFGRERSVITKHINNVFKEGELERHAVCAKFARTADDGKTYQTQHYNLDVIISVGYRVKSALGVQFRQWATRILKQHLVEGYTLNQHRLKEQGIEFEQIVNLLRQTLANQELVSNDGAVVLSVISEYARSWSLLQRYDEQSLSDNNTQHTSMCAISYNDALAAIAKLKKDLMAKGEASELFGHVRGDGLASAMASIEQGFAGELFYPNIASRAAHLLYLVIKNHPLSDGNKRSGAFLFLWYLQLNRQFLAKPVEQLINDNTLVALALLVAESLPKQKTLMIRLIEHFILLKEDE encoded by the coding sequence ATGAGCACTCTAAAAACCCATGTTGAGCAGGTTGAGATTTTTACCAGTGACGATAACCAGGTTGAGCTAAAAGTTGCCTTTAATGATGATACGGTGTGGCTGGCACAAGACCAACTGTGCGAACTGTTTGGTCGTGAACGCTCGGTGATTACCAAGCATATCAATAATGTCTTTAAGGAAGGTGAGCTAGAGCGTCATGCAGTATGTGCAAAATTTGCACGTACTGCTGATGATGGTAAAACCTATCAAACGCAGCACTATAATCTAGATGTGATTATATCGGTCGGCTACCGAGTAAAGTCGGCTTTGGGCGTGCAATTTCGTCAATGGGCAACACGCATTTTGAAGCAGCATTTGGTTGAGGGTTATACGCTCAATCAGCATCGCTTAAAAGAGCAAGGGATCGAGTTTGAACAAATTGTTAACTTACTCAGGCAGACTTTAGCTAACCAAGAGCTGGTCAGTAACGATGGTGCGGTGGTGCTGTCGGTTATTAGCGAGTATGCACGCAGTTGGAGTTTGTTACAGCGCTATGACGAGCAAAGTTTATCTGACAATAACACCCAACACACAAGCATGTGCGCCATTTCTTATAATGATGCTTTGGCTGCTATTGCCAAGTTAAAAAAAGACTTAATGGCTAAAGGTGAAGCTTCTGAACTGTTTGGGCATGTGCGTGGTGATGGTTTAGCCTCCGCCATGGCAAGCATAGAGCAAGGTTTTGCTGGCGAATTATTCTATCCCAATATAGCAAGTCGAGCGGCACATTTGCTGTATCTTGTGATAAAGAATCATCCACTTTCTGATGGCAACAAACGCAGCGGTGCTTTTTTATTTTTATGGTATCTACAGTTAAATCGGCAGTTTTTAGCCAAGCCAGTTGAGCAGCTTATTAATGACAACACATTGGTTGCGCTTGCGCTATTGGTTGCTGAAAGCTTGCCCAAACAAAAAACATTAATGATTCGGCTCATAGAACATTTTATTTTACTAAAAGAAGATGAGTGA
- a CDS encoding AAA family ATPase, which yields MSSTLKEIAQQLRNSDKKVQLIYAFNGTGKTRLSREYTELVASRSLESNNNELGYRNILYYNALTEDLFYWDNDSASPLLKIHRNIFTQWMLKDQGLDQEVVNNFQKYVDKNLTPRFNDDFSEVTFTLQHGDDETSDDLKISRGEESNFIWSFFYTLLSEVISVLNKEDERGTSQFDHLEHIFIDDPVSSLDQNHLIELAFNLSEVINSSQSRLKFLITTHNPLFYNVLYKELELNKKGKKEGCYLLERHANGTYELNTKYGDSNKSFSYHLHLIKILKKAISDNEIERYHFILLRNLYEKTASFLGYPKWSELLPDDKNNYYNRIIQFTSHSTLPSETPASPSAPEQQIVNFLLQHLLETYSFWHNME from the coding sequence TGCTTTTAACGGCACAGGTAAAACACGGTTATCGCGTGAATACACAGAACTTGTTGCGTCTAGGTCATTGGAGTCTAATAATAATGAGTTGGGGTATCGTAACATACTGTATTACAACGCGCTTACGGAGGATTTATTTTATTGGGATAATGACTCGGCTTCACCTCTGCTAAAAATTCATCGCAATATTTTTACGCAATGGATGCTCAAAGATCAAGGGCTAGATCAAGAAGTTGTTAATAATTTTCAGAAATATGTCGATAAGAATTTAACGCCACGCTTCAATGATGATTTTTCAGAGGTAACCTTTACACTGCAACATGGTGATGATGAGACATCTGACGACCTAAAAATCTCTAGGGGTGAAGAAAGTAATTTTATTTGGAGCTTTTTTTATACGCTACTAAGTGAAGTTATTAGTGTGTTAAATAAAGAAGATGAAAGGGGGACAAGTCAGTTTGACCATCTGGAGCATATTTTTATTGATGACCCTGTGAGTTCGCTCGACCAAAACCATTTGATCGAGCTTGCATTTAATCTGTCAGAAGTGATTAATTCATCTCAATCTAGGTTAAAATTTTTAATCACAACACATAATCCACTATTCTACAATGTACTCTATAAAGAGCTGGAGCTAAATAAAAAAGGGAAAAAAGAAGGGTGCTATTTGTTAGAGCGTCATGCAAATGGTACATATGAACTTAATACAAAATATGGTGATTCAAACAAAAGTTTTTCTTATCATTTACATTTAATTAAAATACTTAAAAAAGCAATTTCAGACAACGAAATAGAAAGATATCATTTTATATTGTTGCGCAATTTGTATGAAAAAACTGCGAGTTTTTTGGGATATCCGAAGTGGTCTGAGCTATTGCCAGATGATAAAAATAATTACTACAATCGCATCATCCAATTTACAAGTCACTCTACATTACCCAGCGAAACACCAGCTTCGCCAAGTGCTCCAGAACAACAAATAGTTAACTTTTTGCTGCAGCACTTGTTAGAAACGTATAGTTTTTGGCATAACATGGAGTAG